From Bacillota bacterium, a single genomic window includes:
- a CDS encoding flagellar hook capping FlgD N-terminal domain-containing protein, whose protein sequence is MIDAVQSRTTSQSTAGWLSAGNRVSTEDFLHLLTTQLRYQNPLEPMKETEFVTQLAQFSQLEAARNTTNLASRLLELQMLGASAGLLGRRVVLRPAGSDEFVSGVVEKVKVVEGTPWLVVNGQEFNLSDVAEILR, encoded by the coding sequence TCGACGCTGTGCAGTCTCGCACCACGTCACAGTCGACGGCGGGGTGGCTTTCCGCCGGGAACCGGGTCAGCACGGAGGACTTCCTCCATCTGCTGACTACGCAACTCCGTTACCAGAACCCCCTCGAACCCATGAAGGAGACCGAGTTCGTCACGCAGCTGGCCCAGTTCAGCCAGCTCGAGGCCGCCCGCAATACGACCAACCTGGCGAGCCGGCTCCTGGAGCTGCAAATGCTGGGCGCGTCCGCGGGCCTTCTGGGGCGGCGGGTCGTGCTGCGTCCGGCGGGCTCGGACGAGTTCGTCAGCGGCGTGGTGGAGAAGGTCAAGGTGGTCGAGGGGACGCCCTGGCTCGTGGTGAACGGGCAGGAGTTCAACTTGAGTGACGTCGCGGAGATTCTCCGCTAA
- a CDS encoding TIGR02530 family flagellar biosynthesis protein, with the protein MTAGPGEVGRTYPVRPHSPAPSTLRPAEPAGRQASFGQVLDEVLAEEQALRFSGHARRRLAERRIDLSDAARRRLVEAVDRAQAKGAREAVVMLDRLAFVVSVKNRTVITVADEAQLKENVFTNIDSVVFA; encoded by the coding sequence ATGACGGCAGGCCCCGGTGAAGTCGGGCGAACGTACCCGGTTCGGCCGCACTCTCCCGCGCCGTCTACCCTACGCCCGGCGGAACCGGCCGGCCGGCAGGCGTCGTTCGGCCAGGTCCTGGACGAGGTGCTTGCCGAAGAGCAGGCGCTACGTTTCTCCGGCCACGCCCGGCGCCGGCTGGCAGAGCGCCGCATTGACCTCTCGGACGCCGCGCGGCGGCGCCTGGTTGAAGCCGTGGACCGGGCGCAGGCCAAAGGGGCGCGTGAAGCCGTCGTCATGCTGGACCGCCTCGCCTTCGTGGTGAGCGTCAAGAACCGGACCGTGATCACGGTCGCGGACGAGGCGCAGCTCAAGGAGAACGTGTTCACCAACATCGACAGCGTGGTGTTCGCCTGA